One stretch of Glycine soja cultivar W05 chromosome 7, ASM419377v2, whole genome shotgun sequence DNA includes these proteins:
- the LOC114419207 gene encoding nudix hydrolase 25-like, with product MEGLPQGYRPNVGVCLINSDDQIFVASRLNVPGAWQMPQGGIEDGEEPKSAAIRELREETGIVSAEIIAEVQKWLTYDFPPAVKAKVNRLWGGEWHGQAQKWFLMRLTKDDSEVNLTNGEAEPEFAEWKWADPEEVIEQAVDYKRPTYEEVIRTFKPYFQGSGISAKCKSTKW from the exons ATGGAGGGTCTTCCCCAAGGTTACCGTCCCAACGTTGGTGTCTGTCTCATCAACTCCGATGATCAg atttttgtGGCTTCTAGGTTGAATGTCCCAGGAGCATGGCAAATGCCTCAG GGGGGAATTGAAGATGGTGAAGAACCCAAATCTGCTGCCATTAGGGAACTTCGAGAAGAAACTGGAATAGTATCTGCTGAGATAATTGCTGAG GTTCAGAAATGGTTGACATATGACTTCCCTCCTGCTGTGAAGGCTAAAGTCAATCGTCTGTGGGGAGGTGAATGGCATGGACAGGCGCAAAAGtg GTTTCTTATGAGATTAACAAAAGATGACAGTGAGGTCAACTTAACTAATGGGGAAGCAGAACCTGAATTTGCAGAATGGAAATGGGCAGACCCTGAAGAAGTTATTGAGCAG GCAGTGGACTACAAGAGACCAACTTATGAAGAGGTTATAAGAACCTTCAAGCCTTACTTTCAAGGGAGTGGAATATCTGCCAAATGTAAATCAACAAAGTGGTGA